Proteins encoded in a region of the Oncorhynchus clarkii lewisi isolate Uvic-CL-2024 unplaced genomic scaffold, UVic_Ocla_1.0 unplaced_contig_359_pilon_pilon, whole genome shotgun sequence genome:
- the LOC139394339 gene encoding zinc finger protein ZFP2-like has translation MRSLSYSPSNEEKDITVNQEVESGAFTVKEEEDAFRVKDEEDITVKQEVESEAVTLKEEEYTPAAKEEVDITVKQEVEGGAVTVKEEEKDTFRVNEEEDVTLKEEEDVVTLKVEEDVTVKEEEDVTVKEEEDVTVKEEEDVTIKEEGGVTVKGEEDSVFGVKEEEWEMTVTSKEEEEPGYLGPVSQTHLKASNGSNDEPALINTRERSDYLGSSGEPQQPHDADDAEKSLSRSKHPKKHQQRPTGKRTHCCSDCGKSFVSSGHLKAHQRIHTGEKPYSCTQCGKSFTMSSKLTRHYRTHTGEKPYSCDECGKSFVTSSSLIIHQRIHTGEKPYSCTQCGKSFTMSSKLTRHYRTHTGEKPYSCDECGKSFVTSSSLIIHRRAHTGEKPFICTQCGKSFTQSTSLISHQRTHTGEKPYSCAQCGKSFTHSTGLISHQRTHTGEKPYSCTQCGKSFTHSTGLISHQRTHTGEKPYGCVQCGKSFTTSSKRTVHHRTHTGEKPYSCNECGKRFTTSGSLTEHQKTHTGEKPFICTQCGKSFSQSTSLISHQRIHTGEKPYSCAQCGKSYTTSSKRTKHQRTHTGEKSYSCAQCGKSYTTSSKRTKHQKKHTGEKSQL, from the exons atgcggtcactaagctactctccttctaatgaaGAGAAGGATATCACAGTAAATCAAGAAGTAGAGAGTGGGGcctttactgtgaaagaagaggaggacgcgttcagagtgaaagacgaggaagatatcacagtaaaacaagaagtagagagTGAGGCTGTTACTTTGAAAGAAGAGGAATACACTCCTGCTGCTAAGGAAGAGGTggatatcacagtaaaacaagaagtagagggtggggccgttactgtgaaagaagaagagaaagacacgTTCAGAGTGaacgaggaggaggatgttactttaaaagaggaggaggatgttgttACTTTAAAAGTGGAGGAGGATGTTACtgtaaaagaggaggaggatgttactgtaaaagaagaggaggatgttactgtaaaagaagaggaggatgttactaTAAAAGAAGAGGGGGGTGTTACTGTAAAAGGAGAGGAGGATTCCgtttttggagtgaaagaggaggagtggGAAATGACTGTTACATcaaaagaagaggaggaacctggatatctgggcccggtttcccaaacgcatcttaaggcatccaatggttctaacgatgaaccggccctgattaacacta GAGAGAGAAGTGACTATcttggatcctctggggagcctcaacaacctcatgatgctgatgacgcagagaagagtctctccagatcaaaacaccccaagaaacaccagcagagacccacagggaagagaactcactgctgctctgactgtgggaagagttttgtttctTCAGGACATTTAAAagcacaccagagaatacacacgggagagaaaccttatagctgtactcaatgtgggaagagttttacgaTGTCTAGCAAGCTGACTCGACActatagaacacacacaggagagaaaccttatagctgtgatgaatgtggaaagagttttgtcACATCTAGCAGTCTGATtatacaccagagaatacacacaggagagaaaccttatagctgtactcaatgtgggaagagttttacgaTGTCTAGCAAGCTGACTCGACActatagaacacacacaggagagaaaccttatagctgtgatgaatgtggaaagagttttgtcACATCTAGCAGTCTGATTATACACCGGAgagcacacacaggagagaaaccttttatctgtactcaatgtgggaagagttttactcagtcaacCAGCCTGATAtcacatcagagaacacacacaggagagaaaccttatagctgtgctcaatgtgggaagagttttactcattcAACCGgtctgatatcacaccagagaacacacacaggagagaaaccttatagctgtactcagtgtgggaagagttttactcattcAACCGGCCttatatcacaccagagaacacatacaggagagaagccatatGGCTGtgttcaatgtgggaagagttttactacttCTAGCAAGCGGACAGTGCAccatagaacacacacaggagagaagccttatagctgtaatgaatgtgggaagaggtttactacatctggcagtctgactgaacaccagaaaacacacacaggagagaaaccttttatctgtactcaatgtgggaagagtttttctCAGTCAACCAGCCTGATATCAcatcagagaatacacacaggagagaaaccttatagctgtgctcaatgtgggaagagttataCTACGTCTAGCAAGCGGActaaacaccagagaacacacacaggagagaaatcttatagctgtgctcaatgtgggaagagttataCTACGTCTAGCAAGCGGACTAAACACCAGaaaaaacacacaggagagaaatctcagctgtga